From the Cryptomeria japonica chromosome 2, Sugi_1.0, whole genome shotgun sequence genome, one window contains:
- the LOC131859059 gene encoding uncharacterized protein LOC131859059: MAQWKSIDFLPISPSLKADFYSTLRNRIIILSELDDELIWTKNSTGKYSVKDGYNSLMTVKDLSSWPYKLFWHPACLPKAGAFTWLAMQDRVLTGMRLDRMGLSVVFPCVLCNQKLESSSHLFLQDVRIGSSRS, from the coding sequence ATGGCGCAGtggaagtcgattgattttctTCCTATTAGTCCTAGTCTTAAAGCAGATTTTTATTCTACTCTTAGAAACAGAATAATCATCTTGTCTGAGCTTGATGATGAGCTGATTTGGACCAAGAACTCTACTGGAAAGTATTCagtgaaagatggatataattcccttatgACGGTCAAGGATCTCTCTtcttggccttacaaattattTTGGCATCCTGCATGTCTGCCAAAGGCTGGAGCCTTTACATGGCTTGCTATGCAAGACAGGGTTCTTActgggatgagattggataggatgggcTTATCTGTTGTCTTCCCTTGTGTTTTATGTAATCAAAAATTGGAATCGTCATCTCATCTTTTTCTTCAGGATGTTAGAATTGGTTCTTCGAGAAGTTAG